One segment of Scleropages formosus chromosome 23, fSclFor1.1, whole genome shotgun sequence DNA contains the following:
- the mgat1b gene encoding alpha-1,3-mannosyl-glycoprotein 2-beta-N-acetylglucosaminyltransferase b codes for MVRKKGSLILCGAFLFVAWNALLLLFLWGRPPIGRLGEGGGAEPGGREEWGAAGGRARGADLAGEVIRLAEEVESELETQKQLLQQIQSHRSLWERRKEFGKKEVVAAQGGKGEPVQHQQPAPDTDKSGGKRMGNAVVSAAPDSNAKKELTNANKLPATVAPVVIPILVIACDRVTVKRSLDKLIQYRPSEELHPIIVSQDCGNADTAHVIGSYGSQVTHLKQPDLSDIAVRPEHRKFQGYYKIARHYRWALNQVFNTLSYSTVVIVEDDLEVAPDFYEYFRALYPILRSDPTLWCVSAWNDNGRDGLVDPGQAALLYRTDFFPGLGWMLLKELWEELEPKWPAAFWDDWMRQPDQRKDRSCIRPEISRTITFGRKGVSMGQFFDQYLRYIKLNTEFVPFTKLDLSYLVRETYDEKFEKDVYGAPLVKIEELQQGGTLKGGGPFRVQYSSRDSFKVLARNLGVMDDFKSGVPRAGYRGVVSFLSKGRRVYLAPPPGWSRYDTSWS; via the exons ATGGTTCGCAAGAAAGGTTCCCTCATCCTGTGTGGAGCTTTCCTGTTTGTTGCCTGGAATGCTttgctcctcctctttctttggGGACGTCCACCCATTGGTCGACTGGGGGAAGGAGGCGGAGCTGAACCTGGGGGCAGAGAAGAATGGGGAGCGGCGGGGGGCAGGGCCAGAGGAGCCGACCTGGCCGGGGAAGTGATTCGACTGGCCGAGGAAGTGGAGTCGGAACTGGAGACCCAaaagcagctcctgcagcagaTACAGAGCCACAGGTCTCTGTGGGAGCGAAGGAAGGAGTTCGGGAAGAAAGAGGTGGTTGCCGCACAAGGCGGAAAGGGAGAGCCGGTGCAGCACCAGCAACCAGCTCCTGACACGGACAAAAGCGGTGGGAAACGTATGGGGAACGCGGTCGTTTCGGCCGCCCCCGACTCAAACGCTAAGAAGGAACTGACAAACGCGAACAAACTTCCTGCCACGGTGGCCCCAGTAGTCATACCCATCCTGGTCATCGCCTGCGACAGAGTGACTGTAAAAAGAAGTCTGgataaactgatacagtaccgGCCCTCCGAAGAGCTTCACCCCATCATCGTCAGCCAGGACTGCGGCAACGCGGACACGGCTCACGTGATCGGCTCTTACGGCAGTCAAGTAACCCACCTCAAGCAGCCGGACCTGTCCGATATCGCCGTGCGACCCGAACACAGGAAGTTCCAGGGTTACTACAAGATCGCCAGGCACTATCGCTGGGCACTCAACCAGGTCTTCAACACGCTCTCCTACTCCACAGTTGTGATCGTCGAGGACGACCTCGAG GTCGCGCCAGATTTCTACGAGTACTTCCGGGCCCTGTACCCCATCCTGCGCTCGGACCCGACTCTGTGGTGCGTGTCGGCCTGGAACGATAATGGGCGCGACGGCCTGGTGGACCCGGGCCAGGCGGCGCTCCTGTACAGGACAGACTTCTTCCCCGGCCTGGGCTGGATGCTCCTCAAGGAACTGTgggaggagctggagcccaaGTGGCCGGCCGCATTCTGGGATGACTGGATGCGCCAGCCGGATCAGCGCAAGGACCGCTCCTGCATCCGACCGGAAATATCCAGAACCATAACGTTCGGGCGCAAAGGTGTCAGCATGGGTCAGTTTTTTGACCAGTACCTGCGTTACATTAAACTTAACACTGAATTTGTGCCTTTTACCAAACTGGATCTGTCTTACTTGGTCCGTGAGACGTACGATGAGAAGTTTGAGAAGGACGTGTACGGCGCCCCTCTCGTCAAAATCGAGGAACTGCAACAAGGGGGCACTTTGAAAGGAGGGGGGCCCTTCAGGGTGCAGTACTCCAGCCGGGACAGTTTTAAGGTCTTGGCTCGCAACCTTGGGGTGATGGATGACTTCAAGTCTGGGGTCCCGAGGGCGGGGTACAGGGGCGTCGTCAGCTTCCTGTCCAAGGGCCGCAGGGTCTACTTGGCGCCCCCTCCTGGTTGGAGCCGCTACGACACCAGCTGGAGTTGA